One Deltaproteobacteria bacterium genomic window carries:
- a CDS encoding VRR-NUC domain-containing protein, whose protein sequence is MKQLEHQEQVALITWAELNEKKYPPLCNLFASANGGKRNIITAVKLKKSGVKAGVPDLFLAWPTKKYPGLFIEMKADKNKLSEHQKEWHDRLKKAGYAVATCYSWIEARDMIIGYLGGMESF, encoded by the coding sequence ATGAAACAACTTGAACATCAAGAGCAGGTTGCTTTAATTACATGGGCAGAACTAAACGAAAAGAAATACCCGCCCTTGTGTAATTTATTTGCTTCTGCTAATGGTGGGAAGCGAAATATTATAACTGCCGTTAAACTTAAAAAGTCAGGAGTAAAAGCTGGCGTTCCTGATTTATTTCTTGCTTGGCCGACCAAAAAATATCCAGGACTGTTTATTGAGATGAAGGCAGACAAAAACAAACTATCCGAGCATCAGAAAGAATGGCATGACAGATTAAAAAAAGCTGGTTATGCGGTTGCAACCTGTTATAGTTGGATTGAGGCAAGGGATATGATTATAGGATATTTGGGAGGGATGGAGAGTTTCTAA
- a CDS encoding DUF2200 family protein — protein MSDILESAGAGTAAGGLVTWLISYIKNRDLKKEISKRVHKDTYEADQIALNDKIKLITDQHGTVCNIRTDALQQQLNDFKELQIRMDNKLDKLIERRSGEREGH, from the coding sequence ATGAGTGATATATTGGAAAGCGCAGGGGCAGGCACGGCGGCAGGCGGATTGGTTACATGGTTAATCTCTTATATTAAAAATAGAGATTTAAAGAAAGAAATCAGCAAGAGAGTCCATAAAGATACTTACGAAGCCGACCAGATAGCGCTTAATGATAAAATCAAGCTAATAACAGACCAGCACGGGACTGTTTGCAATATAAGAACGGATGCACTCCAGCAACAATTAAATGATTTTAAAGAATTGCAAATAAGAATGGATAATAAACTTGATAAGTTAATAGAAAGGCGCAGCGGGGAAAGAGAAGGGCATTAG
- a CDS encoding 3TM-type holin — MAGLLSKLFGTGIEEAGNGIKSVLEGVTDSAEKVKTLITGKISADKEAEIMLQITTLVSQVDNAQNIINLEEAKSESLFKSGWRPALGWTCIIAIFCYYIPPILLSTILWIFYSLKAGSLLARPSMDISELLILLGNLLGMGVLRQIDKGLRR, encoded by the coding sequence ATGGCCGGGCTATTGTCAAAATTGTTTGGAACTGGAATTGAAGAAGCGGGAAATGGGATAAAATCAGTTCTGGAAGGTGTTACCGACTCTGCCGAAAAGGTCAAAACTCTGATTACCGGTAAAATCTCAGCTGATAAAGAGGCTGAAATTATGCTGCAAATAACTACACTTGTATCACAGGTTGATAATGCCCAAAATATTATAAACCTTGAAGAAGCAAAATCAGAGAGTCTTTTTAAGTCAGGCTGGCGGCCAGCGCTGGGATGGACTTGTATAATTGCAATCTTCTGCTATTATATCCCGCCGATCCTATTGTCAACTATCCTATGGATTTTTTATTCTTTGAAGGCGGGGTCTTTATTGGCAAGACCCTCAATGGATATTTCAGAACTTTTAATCCTGCTCGGCAATCTGCTTGGCATGGGTGTTTTAAGACAGATTGATAAAGGGTTGAGAAGGTAG